Within Zootoca vivipara chromosome 17, rZooViv1.1, whole genome shotgun sequence, the genomic segment ATGCTCCTTTGTCCAGTTTGGGGAGATCTTTTTTGAAGCTCCTTACCATCCTTCCCagcgcaggtgacgctgtggtctaaaccactgagcctagggcttgccgatcagaaggtcggcggtttgaatccccgcaatggggtgagctcctgttgttcggtcccagctcttgcccatctagcagttcgaaagcatgtcaaattgcaagtaaataaacaggtaccactccggtgggaacggtaaactgtgtttccgtgcgctgctctggttcgccagaagcagcttagtcatgctggccacatgacctggaagctgtctacggacaaacgacggttccctcggcctatagagtgagatgagtgcgcaaccccagagtcgtacgcgactggacctaacagtcaggggtaccctTACCTTTACCATCCCTCTTTATTTTAACCACCCTGAACCATCTGGTATCATCAGCAATCTTAGCCACCTTGCTGCTCTTCCCAAACTCCAGATTAATTAcaaaactttgtttttttaaaattaaaagacaaaCACCGCCACTCTTTGCACTGAACTTTGCTTAGCTTATTGGTCTCAAATGACGTAACCAACACCTGTCTCTGGAATATTTTACACGTACCTTTCCAGCCGGGGTCTCCACAGGAGCCACTATCTTGGAGCCTGGGTTGGTGAAGGCACTTTCCTTCAGGGACACTCGCCCCTCCATCTCTACGTCAAAAAGATGAGTCTTCCGATAGGCAGCTACCAGGGTTCCTGAGGCCAGCCTCCCCGAGGAGAGAAGGATCAGATTAGTAGATTTTGTAGGCGGGGGCTGGTGGTTCTTATAGTTTCATGGCTGCTAAGGCATCAACATAGTGAGGCTAGCCATGGTAGCTGCAAGGAAGCTgaaaggaagaggcaggccaCAGTGTTTCTATCCCTTCCCTGCCAACTGGTTTCAAGAGGGAGCTCTTCTAACACCAGTGTTGCATGAGACAGCCAGTATGCTGTAGCAGAtaagagtgtcagactaagacctgggagaaactggggttcaaatccccacttagcgacgaagctcactgggtgaccttgggacagtcaccgtccctcagcctaatctacctcacagagttgttgtaaggataaaattgTAGGCAGAACGATGTACgccaccttggaggaaaaggtgggatataaatggaatacagtggtacctcagtttacaaacacaattggttccggaaatctgtacttaacctgaagcgtacttaacctgaagcgaactttcccattgaaagtaatggaaagtggattaatctgttccagacgggtccacggagtactcaacctgaagtgtacttaacccgaggtatgaatataattggttccggaagtccgtacttaacctgaagcgtacttaacctgaagcaaactttcccattgaaagtaatggaaaatgaattaatccattccgcagagtacttaaactgaaaatactcaaactgaggcatacttaaaccgaggtatgactgtaaatgaaaTTGAAAATGAATGTGCCATTTGGATAGTGAAGAATTGATTGTGAGAAAgagggacggaaggaaggaaggagtggttTAGGGAGATTTGAGCAGTTTGGGGAGAGAAGGTATCCTATACTAAGACAATTTTGTCACCTTTGGGATCCAAGAGGAGGTGGCAGTTGTAGATCCTTCCTGTGCTCTCCCAATCACAGCCTCTTTCATGGAAGCCTCCAAGGGACAACCAGACACCACATTCCCTGTCAAAAGAGGagaaatgtgtggggtttttttttggggggggggttacctacAAGTGCCTGGCCATTGCCTCTGCCACACTCTCACAGGCAATGCCCTGCCACATCCACACACAGGGCAAGCCCCAGCAAGTCCTACCTGGCCAGCCCAATGTAACGCTGCAGATGGTCTCCCTCCAGGGGCTCAGCTAGGCTCAGGGACTCCTTCACGCTGCTGCCAATGAAGTCGAAGCCTTCCGGGAGGAAGACAACGCAAGCCCCCCTCTGGGCAGCCTCCCGGACGAGCCGTGAGCAGGACGCCCAGTTGTGGGCTTTGTCAGGAGTGGAGGTCATCTGGCAGACGGCGATAAGGGGCTTCAGGGGTCCTGCGCTCTCCATGGACATGGCTTTGAATCTGGAGCGGCAGGGGAGGGAGCAGAACGGACCGTGAAAACCCACACAAGCACCACATTAAGCCAGCCACTCCGTGGTTTGTCTCCCTGCTCAAAAAAGGGAAGAGCAATGTAGAGACTGAGCTCATGCACAGGCTGGTTTgtctaactatggtttgttatgTGCGAATATGCTCTCGTATTTATATTGCTGCTCAAGCATGAAGGCTGCTTGATCTCCTGGGGCTGTACTGTATCAGCCCAAACTACCTCTCAGGAGTATAAAGTGGTGGAGAGACCCTGAGCTCTTAAAATGTGCAAATGTTGTCAGTTCTTACATCTTCTCGGAGGCCAGTTACCTGTGGCCAAGGGCTCGGCTTTGGATCCTTGCAAATGGCTCCACACCAGCGAGGCAAAGTGTTTGCAAGGGCTTCTGGACCACCGCTCTCAACCTAGACGAGGCAATGGGAAAAACACAAATCTTCTTTCAAACTTCTGGAAAATGCAGGCCTCCAACCCAAAGGGGACCTAGAACAGCCTTCCctgacctggtgccctctggctattttggactacaactcccaccagccaccaGCGAGAGAAAAATAGTGTTCCACAAAGCAGAACACTGGAGGGTTCACTTAGATATAAGGGGGGTTGTGTTTCTTGCctctgattattttatttttaaaaactgaaacaaaAGTATTAAAAAGCAATTTAGGAGTAAATTAAGAGTAAATGAGTCCAGCTTAACCCTTTCCCGTTGCTCCTTCAGTCAAAGATTAAGGGAGAAAGATACTGGGTACCCCTGATCTGTTCTTTCACAGGCAGGAAAGCAGTAGAGAAGAGGGTGATTTGGAGCTGAAAaatgagcagggggggggcatcCCCTTGCCTGCTTTTCTCCTATGCAGACAGGGAGTCTGCAGAGGCCACTTCTGGCTAAGGGCAAAAACAGAGAGGAAAGCGACTCAGAGCTCTGGGCGACATCTATTCCTTGCACCGTAAGTATTTAAGAAGCGGGCTCGGTCCCCACCAGTTTAAGAGATGAGAAACTCATGTAGAAAGACCCCATTGGTCCAGTTGCCAAGGAAATGGCACACAGTCAGATAGCTGCACCCTTGTATCCCTCACATCAAGGGAGATAAATGTTGAAGGTCCTGTAGCACACCTTTCAGATCACATATTGATATGAGGTGGGTTGGGAAAATGTCTCAGGGTGGTTCTGCTCAGGGAAAACTAACCCAAAGCCAGCAGGCTCTGTTTTTTCACAGTAAGCCAACACATAGACATTGCAGCTAAAATTTGTCATGCCATGCAGAGGAAGCCCAAGAAAAGCTTTCCAGTGTTCCATTTCTATGTGTCAGGATCATGGAATCATCTTGAGTTGGTACTTCCAAAGGGTAATCTAgtacaactccctgcaatgcaggaatcacaactaaagaatgcCTGACGGATGGGTGCAGTTAAAAGGGCAAGAGAAGGGCCTGATAAAAAATCTGgaaattaaagataaaaaataaatctaaaacaaaaataaaaaggataaGGTGTCAAAGCTTATCATTACCCTTCACCATACATGGGCAAGGAGTTCTACAGGGCAAAACCAATATGTTATCTCTCaacttccctttcttcttcccaccTCCCTCCATAAATCAGGTTTACttgatataatttttattatattatattatagctATTCTTTCACGCCTCTTGCATCATTTTGTCCAGGGCTGCTTTTAAATTCCCCTCCCCTTATCTCACCCTTCCAATTCCCAGCTAATACTTTAAAGCTCAAAAAGTAACAGACAACTTTCTCTTTTCCCTACTACAGTCATTAACAAACTCCCCCTCCAGATGATTCACCCGCAGTGATTACAtgagcaaaaggga encodes:
- the NIT1 gene encoding deaminated glutathione amidase isoform X2; the encoded protein is MLRAVVQKPLQTLCLAGVEPFARIQSRALGHRFKAMSMESAGPLKPLIAVCQMTSTPDKAHNWASCSRLVREAAQRGACVVFLPEGFDFIGSSVKESLSLAEPLEGDHLQRYIGLARECGVWLSLGGFHERGCDWESTGRIYNCHLLLDPKAAYRKTHLFDVEMEGRVSLKESAFTNPGSKIVAPVETPAGKVGLAICYDLRFPEMSIALAREGAEILTYPSAFTVTTGSAHWEVLLRARAVETQCYVVAAAQTGKHHASRTSYGHAMVVDPWGSVVAQCQEGPGLCYAEIDLAYLRRIRQEMPVFSHRRADLYGQVAAQKRPPSP
- the NIT1 gene encoding deaminated glutathione amidase isoform X1; this translates as MLRAVVQKPLQTLCLAGVEPFARIQSRALGHRFKAMSMESAGPLKPLIAVCQMTSTPDKAHNWASCSRLVREAAQRGACVVFLPEGFDFIGSSVKESLSLAEPLEGDHLQRYIGLARECGVWLSLGGFHERGCDWESTGRIYNCHLLLDPKGTLVAAYRKTHLFDVEMEGRVSLKESAFTNPGSKIVAPVETPAGKVGLAICYDLRFPEMSIALAREGAEILTYPSAFTVTTGSAHWEVLLRARAVETQCYVVAAAQTGKHHASRTSYGHAMVVDPWGSVVAQCQEGPGLCYAEIDLAYLRRIRQEMPVFSHRRADLYGQVAAQKRPPSP
- the NIT1 gene encoding deaminated glutathione amidase isoform X3, yielding MSMESAGPLKPLIAVCQMTSTPDKAHNWASCSRLVREAAQRGACVVFLPEGFDFIGSSVKESLSLAEPLEGDHLQRYIGLARECGVWLSLGGFHERGCDWESTGRIYNCHLLLDPKGTLVAAYRKTHLFDVEMEGRVSLKESAFTNPGSKIVAPVETPAGKVGLAICYDLRFPEMSIALAREGAEILTYPSAFTVTTGSAHWEVLLRARAVETQCYVVAAAQTGKHHASRTSYGHAMVVDPWGSVVAQCQEGPGLCYAEIDLAYLRRIRQEMPVFSHRRADLYGQVAAQKRPPSP